The Takifugu rubripes chromosome 7, fTakRub1.2, whole genome shotgun sequence genome has a segment encoding these proteins:
- the rab11al gene encoding RAB11a, member RAS oncogene family, like — MSREDEYDYLFKVVLIGDSGVGKSNLLSRFTRNEFNLESKSTIGVEFATRSIKVEGKTVKAQIWDTAGQERYRAITSAYYRGAVGALLVYDIAKHLTYENAERWLKELQDHADSNIVIMLVGNKSDLRHLRAVPIDEARAFAEKYGLSFLETSALDSSNVELAFHTILTAIYNIVSQRQMSGRSDSDFSPASNVVPITVEPTQTLSNKGVCCQSN, encoded by the exons ATGAGCAGAGAAGACGAATATGACTATCTTTTCAAAG TTGTGCTGATTGGTGATTCGGGTGTTGGAAAGAGTAACTTGCTATCCCGCTTCACCCGAAATGAATTTAACCTGGAGAGCAAGAGCACCATCGGGGTAGAGTTTGCCACTCGCAGCATCAAGGTGGAAGGCAAGACTGTCAAGGCTCAGATCTGGGACACAGCGGGACAGGAAAGATACCGAGCTATCACTTCTGC TTACTACCGTGGAGCGGTGGGAGCTTTGTTGGTTTATGATATTGCCAAACACCTGACCTATGAAAATGCTGAGCGCtggctgaaggagctgcaggaccaTGCTGACAGCAACATAGTCATCATGCTGGTGGGCAACAAAAGTGATCTACGCCACCTCAGGGCGGTGCCTATAGATGAAGCCAGGGCCTTTGCAG AGAAATATGGATTGTCTTTCTTGGAGACGTCAGCATTAGACTCCTCTAATGTGGAGCTGGCGTTCCATACTATTCTCACAG CCATCTACAACATTGTGTCCCAAAGGCAGATGTCAGGACGAAGTGATTCAGACTTTTCACCAGCCTCCAATGTGGTACCAATCACAGTTGAGCCCACCCAAACCTTGAGCAATAAGGGTGTTTGCTGCCAGAGCAACTGA